In Vanrija pseudolonga chromosome 4, complete sequence, a single window of DNA contains:
- the GCG1 gene encoding Glutathione-specific gamma-glutamylcyclotransferase, which produces MTVGKEYWVFGYGSLIWKPPPHTVEQRPGYVKGVVRRFAQSSNDHRGTPENPGRVVTVINAADWHRLAKGVGRATRPAENTRANASQDPHADDEDLVWGVAYRIDPAKEEEVRAYLEYREKNGYTSHDVPVYHTTEDGTEAIAVPESTIWIGNLDNEAFVGYEPLDVVADLIHVRHGPSGPNKEYLYRLAEAVRQLYPHVKDPYLFELDRAVKSREAAAQA; this is translated from the exons ATGACAGTGGGCAAAGAGTACTGGGTCTTTGGTTACGGCTCGCTCATTTGGAAGCCTCC CCCCCACACCGTGGAGCAAC GGCCTGGATACGTCAAGGGCGTGGTGCGCCGCTTTGCCCAGTCGTCAAACGACCACCGCGGTACTCCAGAGAACCCCGGCCGCGTCGTGACCGtcatcaacgccgccgactgGCATCGCCTGGCCAAAGGAGTGGGTCGCGCGACACGTCCAGCCGAGAACACTCGTGCTAATGCTTCACAGGAtccgcacgccgacgacgaggaccttgTCTGGGGAGTCGCCTACAGAATAGACccggccaaggaggaggaggtgcgcgcgTACCTTG AGTACAGAGAGAAGAACGGCTACACGTCGCACGATGTGCCGGTGTATCACACCACCGAGGACGGTACCGAGGCGATTGCCGTGCCCGAGTCGACGATCTGGATCGGCAACCTGGACAACGAGGCCTTCG TCGGCTATGAACCACTCGACGTTGTTGCGGATCTGATTCACGTGCGCCATGGTCCTTCAGGCCCTAACAAG GAATACCTGTAccgccttgccgaggccgtgcgCCAGCTCTACCCTCACGTCAAGGACCCGTACCTCTTCGAGCTGGACCGCGCCGTGAAGAGCCGCGAGGCTGCTGCACAGGCATAG
- the GCG1 gene encoding Putative glutathione-specific gamma-glutamylcyclotransferase 2, whose translation MTVGKEYWVFGYGSLIWKPPPHTVEQRPGYVKGVVRRFAQSSNDHRGTPENPGRVVTVINAADWHRLAKGDPHADDEDLVWGVAYRIDPAKEEEVRAYLEYREKNGYTSHDVPVYHTTEDGTEAIAVPESTIWIGNLDNEAFVGYEPLDVVADLIHVRHGPSGPNKEYLYRLAEAVRQLYPHVKDPYLFELDRAVKSREAAAQA comes from the exons ATGACAGTGGGCAAAGAGTACTGGGTCTTTGGTTACGGCTCGCTCATTTGGAAGCCTCC CCCCCACACCGTGGAGCAAC GGCCTGGATACGTCAAGGGCGTGGTGCGCCGCTTTGCCCAGTCGTCAAACGACCACCGCGGTACTCCAGAGAACCCCGGCCGCGTCGTGACCGtcatcaacgccgccgactgGCATCGCCTGGCCAAAGGA GAtccgcacgccgacgacgaggaccttgTCTGGGGAGTCGCCTACAGAATAGACccggccaaggaggaggaggtgcgcgcgTACCTTG AGTACAGAGAGAAGAACGGCTACACGTCGCACGATGTGCCGGTGTATCACACCACCGAGGACGGTACCGAGGCGATTGCCGTGCCCGAGTCGACGATCTGGATCGGCAACCTGGACAACGAGGCCTTCG TCGGCTATGAACCACTCGACGTTGTTGCGGATCTGATTCACGTGCGCCATGGTCCTTCAGGCCCTAACAAG GAATACCTGTAccgccttgccgaggccgtgcgCCAGCTCTACCCTCACGTCAAGGACCCGTACCTCTTCGAGCTGGACCGCGCCGTGAAGAGCCGCGAGGCTGCTGCACAGGCATAG